A region from the Rufibacter sp. DG15C genome encodes:
- a CDS encoding nucleoside-diphosphate kinase has protein sequence MAGNVTFTMIKPDAVQDNHIGGITKMMEEAGFRVVAMKKTRLTEERAGKFYEVHKERPFYGDLVKYMSSGPIVAMILEKDNAVLDFRTLIGATNPAQAENGTIRKQYAKSVEANAVHGSDSDENAQIEGDFFFSADERF, from the coding sequence ATGGCTGGAAACGTAACGTTCACCATGATTAAACCAGATGCCGTGCAGGACAACCACATTGGCGGTATCACTAAAATGATGGAAGAGGCTGGCTTTAGAGTTGTAGCCATGAAAAAGACGCGCCTGACTGAGGAGCGTGCCGGTAAGTTCTACGAGGTGCACAAGGAGCGTCCGTTCTATGGTGACCTGGTAAAATACATGAGCTCTGGCCCTATCGTGGCCATGATCTTAGAGAAAGACAACGCCGTGTTGGATTTCCGTACCTTAATTGGCGCCACCAACCCAGCCCAGGCTGAGAACGGTACCATCAGAAAGCAATACGCTAAGTCTGTTGAGGCCAACGCCGTACACGGTTCTGATTCTGATGAGAACGCCCAGATTGAAGGAGACTTCTTCTTCTCTGCTGACGAGCGTTTCTAG
- a CDS encoding energy transducer TonB, with product MNLRFVWVLIFFLILGNRSMAQEINPQVVPVTMFYDQNWQVTVKEKASFIRVGSLDTVRLKFMGKVTDFYANGTPLLQVNYLETGKDGAFQTSYSNKKLEQRGIFLKDKPVGTWEYYYASGKPWQTVEYLENGDFKVLAFYDTTGQQLVKDGTGPWYSKMRAQIKGIDFTVNITGNWKEGKRIGQWKATQKNGKSVFEELFEAGVLKEGKLFDVFTGRPSSNYIEKENPKIGTFDFVYHAEALNPSPSFLTKERAVRYILRKEHLLPAILESITYTENVEKMPEFPGGMAALYKFIRDNFRVPADVSRRRESMDGTVVLSMTVGSEGKVANIKVERSFTPSIDQEVIRIFKIMPTWYPGIQNGRAVSVKYTIPYRVSIKY from the coding sequence ATGAATCTTCGTTTTGTGTGGGTACTGATCTTCTTTCTCATTCTGGGGAATAGGAGCATGGCCCAAGAAATAAATCCGCAGGTGGTACCGGTCACTATGTTTTATGACCAAAACTGGCAGGTGACTGTCAAAGAGAAGGCGTCTTTTATACGAGTGGGTAGCTTGGACACCGTTCGGCTGAAATTCATGGGCAAGGTCACTGATTTTTACGCCAACGGCACACCGCTACTGCAGGTGAATTACTTAGAGACGGGCAAAGACGGAGCCTTCCAAACCAGTTACTCCAACAAGAAATTAGAGCAGCGCGGCATTTTCCTGAAAGACAAGCCCGTGGGTACATGGGAATACTATTACGCCTCGGGCAAGCCTTGGCAGACCGTTGAATACCTGGAGAATGGAGACTTTAAGGTTCTAGCTTTCTATGATACTACCGGGCAACAACTAGTGAAGGATGGCACGGGCCCTTGGTACTCCAAGATGCGGGCTCAGATAAAAGGCATAGACTTTACAGTAAACATTACCGGTAACTGGAAAGAAGGCAAGAGAATTGGTCAATGGAAGGCTACTCAGAAAAACGGTAAGTCGGTGTTTGAGGAACTGTTTGAAGCTGGCGTACTAAAAGAAGGAAAGCTTTTTGACGTATTTACTGGCCGGCCCTCCAGCAATTACATAGAAAAGGAGAATCCCAAGATAGGGACGTTTGACTTTGTCTACCATGCCGAAGCCCTTAACCCAAGTCCTTCCTTTCTAACGAAAGAGCGAGCTGTTAGGTACATTTTACGGAAAGAGCATCTTCTACCTGCTATCTTAGAGTCTATCACTTATACAGAAAATGTGGAGAAGATGCCGGAATTTCCAGGAGGAATGGCAGCCTTGTACAAATTCATACGTGACAACTTTAGGGTTCCTGCAGATGTCTCTAGAAGGCGAGAAAGTATGGATGGCACCGTAGTACTCTCTATGACAGTAGGATCCGAAGGCAAAGTAGCTAACATTAAAGTAGAAAGGTCCTTCACTCCTAGCATTGACCAAGAAGTGATCCGCATATTCAAGATTATGCCCACTTGGTACCCAGGTATACAGAATGGCAGGGCTGTGAGCGTTAAGTATACTATTCCTTATAGGGTATCTATCAAATACTAA
- a CDS encoding TonB family protein yields the protein MKRYFPLLVLVLLPFWVQAQTSSTYHQEILKHRAQEDSVFKHGEKSPLTPEDKSTFAALEYYPINEAYRVKAKFVRTANEGVFKMPTTGPRTPEYVKYGELHFNLNGQKLQLNAYQNQDLMKQVQYANYLFIPFTDATTGQETYATGRYMDFAIPMGTDSVWVDFNKAYNPYCAYSDGYSCPIPPKENKLAVRIEAGVKDYKKYGERMAVSKKMAVYPGGDQVLEDFLYRNLVIPVAVRKAHVSGNVVFSFVVKPDGSLTNFEIVKSVRSDVDSAVLKAARKMPKWEPLESNEEIKMTLSLQVPRGKPHQQDLTKAAY from the coding sequence ATGAAAAGATATTTTCCCCTGCTAGTATTGGTGCTTTTGCCGTTTTGGGTGCAAGCACAGACTTCCTCCACGTACCACCAAGAAATCTTAAAGCACCGCGCCCAAGAGGACAGCGTGTTCAAGCACGGTGAGAAATCCCCGCTCACGCCAGAGGACAAATCCACGTTCGCAGCCCTAGAGTATTATCCAATCAATGAAGCCTACCGCGTCAAGGCCAAGTTTGTGCGCACTGCCAATGAAGGCGTCTTTAAAATGCCCACCACCGGCCCGCGCACGCCAGAATACGTCAAATACGGCGAACTTCACTTTAACCTGAACGGTCAGAAGCTGCAACTGAACGCCTACCAGAACCAGGACCTCATGAAGCAGGTGCAGTACGCCAACTACCTGTTCATTCCGTTCACAGACGCTACCACCGGGCAAGAAACATATGCCACCGGCCGGTACATGGACTTTGCCATTCCCATGGGCACAGACAGCGTCTGGGTAGATTTTAACAAAGCCTATAATCCGTATTGCGCCTACAGTGACGGCTATTCCTGCCCTATTCCACCCAAGGAGAATAAGTTGGCCGTGCGCATAGAGGCCGGGGTGAAGGACTATAAGAAGTATGGAGAGAGAATGGCCGTCAGCAAAAAAATGGCCGTCTACCCGGGCGGCGACCAGGTGCTGGAAGACTTCCTGTACAGAAACCTGGTGATTCCGGTGGCGGTTAGAAAAGCACATGTCTCGGGCAACGTCGTGTTTTCCTTCGTGGTCAAGCCAGATGGCTCCTTGACAAATTTTGAGATTGTGAAGTCCGTACGAAGTGATGTAGACAGCGCCGTGCTCAAGGCAGCCAGAAAAATGCCTAAATGGGAGCCGCTGGAATCTAATGAGGAAATAAAGATGACCTTGTCTTTGCAAGTGCCCAGAGGAAAGCCTCACCAACAGGATCTGACCAAGGCGGCTTACTGA
- a CDS encoding DUF4199 domain-containing protein, with the protein METTANRSTAPTQRIGVRYGVLSALAMIIYFIVINLLDLQDSELVRFGSNIFIIGAVVLAIRSLKKNYENRNRQTPYLPGLAIGFLVGLIGSALFAAFILINAIFLDPDYAGVLATQDYYGIQLPLIMVAGSVVILGTATGAMTGYILMMAFDNSGGQFSKDA; encoded by the coding sequence ATGGAAACGACAGCAAATAGATCAACTGCCCCCACCCAAAGAATTGGTGTCCGCTACGGTGTGCTTTCGGCCTTGGCCATGATTATCTATTTCATTGTCATTAACCTGCTTGACCTGCAAGACAGTGAATTGGTGCGCTTTGGCAGTAATATCTTTATCATAGGAGCGGTGGTGCTGGCCATTAGGTCACTCAAGAAAAACTATGAAAACCGCAATAGGCAGACGCCCTACCTACCCGGTCTGGCCATCGGGTTTCTGGTGGGGTTGATTGGCTCAGCCCTCTTTGCAGCCTTCATCCTGATCAATGCCATCTTCCTTGACCCTGACTATGCAGGCGTTTTGGCCACCCAAGACTACTACGGGATTCAACTGCCCCTTATCATGGTAGCGGGATCTGTTGTGATTCTGGGGACGGCCACAGGCGCCATGACGGGCTACATTTTAATGATGGCGTTTGACAATTCTGGCGGGCAGTTTAGCAAGGATGCTTAA
- a CDS encoding lysylphosphatidylglycerol synthase transmembrane domain-containing protein, with amino-acid sequence MDLNRKKLLSYFTPQRILIPVVIGLSVIGYMFYRDSAQMDLTPLYNAKPFWLFMTFLVLVVRDFGYIYRIRYVTEKFLSWRKSVDVIMLWEFASCVMPSVVGGSTVAAFILNKEGLSLGKSLAYVMVTAMLDNLYFIVAVPLVFLITAGDIFPQVSAMEFSVTQSLEIAFVISYLLIAFYAFLMAYGLLINPKAVKRLFLRATSFKWTRRWRPGAYKHGNELVWASQHLKGSTFSYWMNAALSTAFVWTARYFVINCLIAAFTDIGFHDHVLIFSRNMVYKIVLLVAVTPGGAGIAEVAFPTFFGQFLGRFTTVIVLLYRVVTYYLYLILGSFFLPRWVLRVFGEHPQDDEDDV; translated from the coding sequence ATGGATCTGAATAGAAAGAAACTTCTCTCCTACTTCACGCCGCAGCGCATTCTCATTCCGGTGGTGATTGGCTTGAGCGTGATTGGGTACATGTTCTACCGGGACAGCGCCCAGATGGACTTAACGCCGCTCTACAACGCCAAGCCGTTCTGGCTCTTTATGACGTTTCTGGTGCTGGTGGTGCGGGACTTCGGGTACATTTACCGCATCAGGTACGTGACGGAGAAGTTCTTGAGCTGGCGCAAGAGCGTGGACGTGATCATGCTCTGGGAGTTTGCCTCTTGCGTGATGCCCTCTGTAGTAGGCGGGTCAACCGTGGCTGCTTTTATTTTGAACAAGGAAGGCCTAAGCTTGGGTAAGTCTTTGGCCTATGTGATGGTGACGGCCATGCTGGACAACCTGTACTTTATTGTGGCCGTGCCGCTGGTGTTCTTGATTACCGCCGGTGACATCTTCCCGCAGGTTTCTGCCATGGAATTCTCCGTGACGCAGAGTTTAGAGATTGCCTTTGTCATCAGTTACCTGCTCATTGCCTTCTATGCGTTCTTGATGGCCTATGGCCTGCTCATCAACCCGAAGGCCGTGAAACGCCTTTTCTTACGCGCTACCTCGTTTAAATGGACGCGTCGCTGGAGACCGGGCGCCTACAAGCACGGCAATGAACTGGTATGGGCTTCGCAGCATTTGAAGGGCAGCACGTTCAGTTACTGGATGAACGCCGCCCTGAGCACCGCCTTTGTCTGGACTGCCCGCTACTTTGTCATTAACTGCCTCATTGCTGCTTTCACAGACATAGGCTTCCATGACCACGTGCTCATCTTCTCTAGAAACATGGTCTACAAAATTGTCTTGCTAGTAGCCGTGACGCCGGGCGGTGCGGGTATTGCTGAGGTGGCGTTCCCTACGTTCTTCGGGCAGTTCTTGGGCCGATTCACCACGGTGATTGTTTTGCTGTACCGCGTGGTGACGTATTACCTGTACCTGATTCTAGGTTCTTTCTTCCTGCCTCGCTGGGTATTGCGCGTCTTTGGCGAGCATCCGCAGGACGACGAGGACGATGTTTAA
- a CDS encoding ScpA family protein: protein MSFEIKLSLFEGPFDLLLFFIERDELDIHDIPISQITNDFVGYIRQLETMNMEVASEFILTAATLMRIKAKMLLPRFEKDEQGNEIDPRQELVQHLLEYKRYKEVLGDLSLLEDVRLQQERRGNTDEELGKIAAKHQLEYELKDLNLYHLMQSFHKAMQRYEEEQNRPKHTVYTYPYTIDQQRNYIKHRVSAQGAVQFTDILEAFPDKIGLIFNFLAILDLLQLNEIGLEIGDGFNNFRIVPFSDTQHLTVSETNGSE, encoded by the coding sequence GTGAGTTTCGAGATAAAATTATCGCTTTTTGAGGGTCCCTTTGACTTATTGCTCTTCTTTATTGAGCGCGATGAGCTGGACATTCATGATATTCCCATCTCGCAGATCACCAATGACTTTGTAGGCTACATACGCCAGCTGGAGACCATGAACATGGAAGTGGCCAGTGAGTTCATCCTCACCGCCGCCACGCTCATGCGCATCAAGGCCAAGATGCTGTTGCCCCGTTTTGAGAAAGACGAGCAGGGCAATGAGATTGACCCGCGCCAGGAACTGGTCCAGCACCTCTTGGAATACAAGCGCTACAAAGAAGTCTTAGGCGACTTAAGCTTGTTGGAGGATGTGCGCCTGCAACAAGAGCGCCGCGGCAACACCGACGAGGAACTGGGCAAGATTGCCGCCAAGCACCAGCTGGAGTACGAGCTCAAGGACCTCAACCTCTACCACCTCATGCAGTCTTTCCACAAGGCCATGCAACGCTACGAGGAAGAACAAAACCGGCCCAAGCACACCGTCTATACCTACCCCTATACCATAGACCAGCAACGCAACTACATCAAGCACCGGGTGAGCGCCCAGGGCGCGGTGCAGTTCACAGACATACTGGAGGCCTTCCCCGACAAGATTGGCCTTATCTTTAACTTTCTGGCGATTTTAGATTTGCTCCAGCTCAATGAGATTGGCTTGGAGATTGGCGATGGCTTTAATAATTTCCGCATCGTGCCCTTTTCTGATACCCAGCACCTGACCGTCTCTGAAACCAATGGATCTGAATAG
- the dxs gene encoding 1-deoxy-D-xylulose-5-phosphate synthase has translation MIIEPGELLSKIDSPADLRKLSEDQLLQVCQELRQFIIDNVSIYGGHFGASLGVVEMTVALHYVFNTPYDQLVWDVGHQAYGHKILTGRRDNFHTNRKLNGISGFPKRKESEYDAFGVGHSSTSISAALGMAVASQIKKEFDRHHIAVIGDGSMTAGMAFEALNHGGATDADLLVILNDNCMSIDPNVGALKEYLTDITTSRTYNKVRDELWNILGKISKFGPNAQQIASKVESGIKATLLKQSNLFESLKFRYFGPIDGHDVNHLASVLQDLKKIPGPKILHCVTVKGKGFALAEKEQTKWHAPGLFDKVTGEIYKVHHTTPQPPKYQDVFGHTLLEMAEQNPKIMGVTPAMPSGSSMNIMMAAMPDRAIDVGIAEQHAVTFSAGLATQGMVPFCNIYSSFMQRGYDQVVHDVCLQNLHVVFTLDRAGFAGADGQTHHGSYDIAFMRCLPNMVVSSPMNEQELRNLMFTASQDGMGPFTIRYPRGEGVMPEWRTPLELIEVGKGRTVQEGEEVAVLTIGHIGNYVVDVCKNLKLDGLRPGHYDMRFCKPLDEKLLHHIFQKYDKVVTVEDGCLQGGFGSAILEFMADHGYNAQVKRLGIPDTIVEHGSQLELHRLCGFDPEGIERAVRELMEVTVRV, from the coding sequence ATGATCATTGAACCCGGAGAATTACTGTCCAAGATAGACTCGCCCGCTGACCTGCGGAAGCTGTCTGAGGACCAGTTGTTACAGGTCTGCCAGGAACTGCGACAGTTCATCATTGACAATGTGTCTATCTACGGAGGCCACTTTGGCGCCAGCCTGGGCGTGGTGGAAATGACCGTGGCCCTGCATTACGTGTTCAACACCCCCTATGACCAACTGGTCTGGGACGTGGGGCACCAGGCCTACGGCCACAAAATCCTGACCGGCCGAAGAGACAACTTCCACACCAACCGTAAACTCAACGGCATCTCGGGTTTCCCGAAACGCAAGGAGAGCGAATACGATGCTTTTGGCGTGGGGCACTCCAGTACGTCTATTTCGGCAGCACTGGGCATGGCGGTGGCCTCCCAGATTAAGAAAGAGTTTGACCGTCACCACATTGCCGTGATCGGGGATGGCTCCATGACGGCCGGTATGGCCTTTGAAGCCCTCAACCACGGCGGCGCCACTGACGCCGACCTGCTGGTAATTCTAAACGATAACTGCATGAGCATTGACCCCAACGTGGGCGCGCTCAAAGAATATTTAACAGACATCACCACGTCTCGCACCTACAACAAAGTGCGCGACGAGCTTTGGAACATCCTGGGCAAAATCAGCAAGTTTGGCCCGAACGCCCAGCAGATTGCCTCTAAGGTGGAAAGCGGAATCAAGGCCACTCTCCTCAAGCAGAGCAACCTATTTGAAAGCCTCAAGTTCCGGTACTTCGGTCCCATTGACGGGCACGATGTCAATCATCTGGCCAGCGTCTTGCAAGACCTGAAGAAGATTCCCGGACCTAAGATTCTACATTGCGTGACCGTCAAAGGCAAGGGCTTTGCCTTGGCGGAGAAAGAGCAGACCAAATGGCACGCGCCGGGTCTGTTTGACAAAGTCACCGGTGAAATTTACAAAGTACACCACACCACGCCCCAGCCCCCTAAGTACCAGGATGTATTTGGACACACGCTGTTGGAAATGGCTGAGCAGAACCCCAAAATCATGGGCGTGACCCCGGCTATGCCAAGTGGTTCTTCTATGAACATCATGATGGCGGCCATGCCAGACCGCGCCATTGACGTGGGCATTGCGGAGCAACACGCCGTGACGTTCTCGGCGGGTTTAGCCACGCAAGGCATGGTGCCGTTCTGTAACATCTATTCCAGCTTCATGCAGCGCGGTTATGACCAGGTGGTGCATGATGTGTGTTTGCAGAACCTGCACGTGGTCTTCACGCTAGACAGAGCCGGTTTTGCCGGGGCAGACGGTCAGACGCACCACGGTTCTTATGACATCGCCTTCATGCGCTGTTTGCCTAACATGGTGGTGTCCTCTCCAATGAATGAGCAAGAGTTGCGTAACCTCATGTTCACGGCTAGCCAAGACGGCATGGGGCCTTTTACCATAAGATACCCACGCGGCGAAGGCGTGATGCCCGAATGGCGCACCCCACTGGAGCTGATTGAGGTTGGCAAAGGCCGCACCGTTCAGGAAGGCGAGGAGGTGGCAGTTTTGACCATCGGGCACATTGGCAATTACGTGGTAGACGTTTGCAAGAACCTGAAACTGGACGGTCTGCGCCCAGGGCATTATGATATGCGCTTCTGTAAGCCTTTGGACGAAAAACTCCTGCACCACATCTTCCAGAAGTACGATAAAGTAGTGACGGTAGAGGATGGCTGCTTGCAAGGCGGCTTTGGCAGTGCCATCTTAGAGTTCATGGCCGACCACGGCTACAACGCGCAAGTGAAGCGTCTGGGCATTCCAGACACCATTGTAGAGCACGGCTCTCAGCTAGAGTTACACCGCCTGTGCGGTTTTGACCCAGAAGGTATTGAGCGCGCCGTTAGAGAGTTGATGGAAGTGACGGTAAGAGTGTAA
- a CDS encoding alpha/beta fold hydrolase: MASNLLSYTQTGSGPTLVFLHGFCESKELWTDFVKPLLHEFQIITLDLPGHGESGFPTEYSMEAQARQVHETLASLNVEKCLLVGHSMGGYVSLAVAELFPELLYGLCLFHSSALADTEEKKDSRNKTVEFIQKHGVDKFMETFVAPLFAESNRVSCQPAIEKMQAIGKATSPETILGCLQAMRDRKDRTEVLKTTPIPVFFMAGKEDPAVPLEATLQQCHLPENSMTYFLGHVGHMGMFENTALTRQALLKFAETLSPANAQKYRAKNSF, translated from the coding sequence ATGGCATCTAATCTTCTTTCCTATACCCAAACCGGCTCCGGTCCCACCTTGGTCTTTCTGCACGGCTTCTGCGAAAGCAAGGAGCTCTGGACAGATTTCGTAAAGCCGCTGCTCCATGAATTTCAAATAATCACCCTAGACTTGCCTGGCCACGGAGAAAGCGGATTCCCAACAGAATATTCCATGGAAGCGCAGGCGCGTCAAGTTCATGAGACGCTGGCCTCGCTCAACGTAGAGAAATGCCTGCTGGTAGGTCATTCCATGGGCGGCTACGTGAGTCTGGCGGTCGCGGAGCTGTTCCCGGAGCTGTTGTACGGGCTTTGCCTGTTCCACTCCAGCGCCTTGGCAGATACTGAGGAGAAGAAAGACAGCCGCAACAAAACCGTGGAGTTCATCCAGAAGCATGGCGTGGACAAGTTCATGGAAACCTTCGTGGCTCCCCTGTTTGCCGAAAGCAATCGGGTTTCCTGCCAGCCGGCCATTGAGAAGATGCAGGCCATTGGGAAAGCCACGTCGCCGGAAACCATCCTAGGCTGTCTGCAGGCCATGCGCGACAGAAAAGACCGCACTGAGGTTCTTAAAACCACGCCCATTCCCGTGTTCTTCATGGCGGGCAAAGAAGACCCAGCCGTGCCATTGGAGGCCACTCTGCAACAGTGTCACCTGCCAGAGAACAGCATGACCTACTTCCTGGGCCACGTGGGGCATATGGGCATGTTTGAGAACACGGCACTCACCCGTCAGGCTTTGCTCAAGTTCGCCGAGACGCTTTCGCCGGCCAATGCGCAGAAGTACCGGGCCAAGAATTCATTTTAA
- a CDS encoding glycosyl hydrolase, translated as MMLRKPLFPLMMLGLLSLPAIAQKNKEKQPPFTPAKERLEGYQQRLKLQQNSIAGNIAFRNVGPTVMSGRVVDLDVSPTDPTNFYVAYASGGLWHTTNNGISFEPLFDREAVMTIGDIAVDWKNNILWIGTGESNSSRSSYSGVGIYKSTDGGKTWQHKGLPETHHIGRIILNPTDPNMAWVAAVGHLYSPNQERGIFKTTDGGSTWKHVLKGGNANTGAVDMVIDPSNPNTLYASLWQRERRAWNFVESGSGSGVYKSTNGGETWQKMEGGLPAGEGVGRIGLSIFPGNPKIIYASVDNQELRKDVKPAVASNTNKLRKEQFKDFTKEDFLKLDDATINTFLDDNNFPRTYTARSVKEMVRTDKIRPVALSDFLVDANSVMIETPVTGAQVYRSDDAGLTWKKTHDGYIDDLYYTYGYYFGVIRVSPINPNHVYILGVPLLKSEDAGKTWKNIEGDNVHSDHQDLWVSPSKPGHLVSGNDGGVNITYDDGKTWFKANSQALGQFYSVAVDMATPYNVYGGLQDNGVWGGPSTYTASAAWTENGRYPYQRLGGGDGMMVQVDFRDNNTVYTGSQYGAYFRLNKATGQRLPIQPKHQLGERPLRFNWESPILLSRHNQDVLYFGSNKFHRSLNKGENMEALSGDLTNGGRAGDVGYGTLTVIEESPKRFGLLYTGSDDGLIHVSRDGGYSWTKISDKLPKNMWISAISASNENEGTVYATLNGYRWDDFTPYLYVSTDYGKNWKQLGKNLPKEPLNVVKEDPKNPNLLFVGSDNGLYMSLDKGQTFQALGGDDLPSVSVHDLAIHPRENDLVVGTHGRSLYIGNIAHLQQLTPEVQGKAVHMFPLTAPQYSDRWGEKFGTYGDTFTPNLTVPFYVNNAGTTTIRIKTDKGQVLKQVTDQSEKGLNYVGYDLTVEPANQTAYEQALNEGRKGGEAVKVTPASNKSLYLKPGKYTVEVEANGSKTTQEFVIKAPERRGRE; from the coding sequence ATGATGCTACGCAAACCACTCTTCCCGTTGATGATGCTAGGCCTTTTGAGCCTACCGGCCATCGCCCAGAAAAACAAAGAAAAACAGCCACCGTTCACCCCCGCCAAAGAGCGCCTGGAAGGCTACCAGCAGCGCCTGAAACTGCAGCAGAACTCCATTGCCGGCAACATCGCGTTCCGCAACGTAGGCCCTACGGTGATGAGCGGCCGCGTGGTGGACTTGGACGTGTCGCCCACAGACCCAACCAATTTCTACGTGGCCTATGCCTCTGGAGGGTTATGGCACACCACCAACAACGGCATCTCCTTTGAGCCTTTGTTTGACCGCGAGGCCGTGATGACCATCGGGGACATTGCCGTGGACTGGAAAAACAACATCCTCTGGATAGGCACCGGCGAAAGCAACTCCAGCCGCTCGTCTTACTCGGGCGTGGGTATTTATAAATCAACCGACGGAGGCAAGACCTGGCAACACAAAGGCTTGCCAGAGACCCACCACATTGGCCGTATCATCTTAAACCCTACTGACCCGAACATGGCCTGGGTAGCGGCGGTGGGCCATTTGTACTCGCCTAACCAAGAGCGCGGCATCTTCAAGACCACCGACGGTGGCAGCACCTGGAAGCACGTCCTGAAAGGCGGCAACGCCAACACGGGCGCCGTGGACATGGTCATTGACCCAAGCAACCCTAATACTTTGTACGCCAGCTTGTGGCAGCGCGAGCGCCGCGCCTGGAACTTCGTGGAGAGCGGAAGCGGTTCTGGCGTGTACAAAAGCACCAACGGCGGTGAGACCTGGCAGAAGATGGAAGGCGGTCTGCCTGCCGGCGAAGGCGTGGGCCGTATTGGCTTGAGCATTTTCCCGGGCAACCCGAAGATTATTTACGCCAGCGTTGACAACCAGGAACTTCGCAAGGACGTGAAGCCGGCCGTGGCCAGCAACACCAACAAGTTGCGCAAAGAGCAGTTCAAGGACTTCACCAAAGAAGACTTCCTGAAGCTGGATGACGCTACCATCAACACCTTTTTAGACGACAACAACTTCCCAAGAACCTACACCGCCCGCTCCGTGAAGGAGATGGTGCGCACGGATAAGATTAGACCGGTGGCCTTGTCAGATTTCTTGGTAGACGCCAACTCTGTCATGATTGAGACGCCGGTGACGGGCGCGCAGGTGTACCGCTCAGATGATGCAGGACTTACCTGGAAGAAAACCCATGACGGCTACATTGACGACCTGTACTATACCTACGGCTACTATTTCGGGGTCATTAGAGTGTCGCCTATCAACCCGAATCATGTGTACATTCTGGGGGTGCCTTTGCTCAAGTCTGAGGACGCGGGTAAAACCTGGAAGAACATTGAAGGCGACAACGTGCACTCAGACCACCAGGATTTGTGGGTGAGCCCTTCTAAGCCCGGCCATTTGGTGAGCGGGAACGATGGCGGTGTGAACATTACCTATGATGATGGCAAGACTTGGTTCAAAGCCAATTCGCAGGCGTTGGGGCAGTTTTACTCAGTGGCGGTGGACATGGCCACGCCTTACAACGTGTACGGCGGCTTGCAGGACAACGGCGTTTGGGGCGGACCAAGCACCTACACTGCCAGCGCTGCCTGGACAGAGAACGGCCGCTACCCGTACCAGCGTTTGGGCGGCGGAGACGGCATGATGGTGCAGGTAGACTTCAGGGACAACAACACCGTATACACCGGCTCACAGTACGGCGCGTACTTCAGGCTGAACAAGGCAACCGGTCAGCGTCTGCCTATCCAGCCCAAGCACCAACTGGGCGAGCGTCCGTTGCGCTTCAACTGGGAAAGCCCTATTCTGTTGTCGCGTCATAACCAGGATGTGCTGTACTTCGGGTCCAACAAGTTCCACCGCTCTCTGAACAAAGGAGAGAACATGGAGGCCCTGTCGGGTGATTTGACCAACGGCGGAAGAGCGGGTGACGTGGGCTACGGAACCTTGACCGTGATTGAGGAGTCGCCGAAGCGCTTCGGGTTGCTATACACGGGCTCTGATGACGGCTTGATTCATGTGAGCCGCGACGGCGGTTATTCTTGGACCAAGATTTCGGATAAGCTGCCGAAGAACATGTGGATTAGCGCTATCTCAGCGTCTAATGAAAACGAGGGTACGGTGTACGCCACCTTGAACGGCTACCGTTGGGATGATTTCACGCCGTACTTATACGTGTCTACTGACTACGGTAAGAACTGGAAGCAACTAGGCAAAAACCTGCCGAAGGAGCCTTTGAACGTAGTCAAAGAAGATCCTAAAAACCCGAACCTATTGTTTGTAGGCTCTGACAACGGCCTGTACATGTCACTTGACAAAGGACAGACGTTCCAGGCCTTGGGCGGCGATGATTTGCCATCCGTGTCGGTGCATGATTTGGCCATCCATCCAAGAGAGAATGACCTGGTGGTGGGTACGCACGGTCGCTCGCTGTACATTGGTAACATTGCGCACTTGCAGCAGTTGACGCCAGAAGTGCAAGGCAAGGCAGTACATATGTTCCCACTCACCGCGCCGCAGTACTCTGACCGTTGGGGAGAGAAATTCGGGACGTACGGGGACACCTTCACGCCTAATTTGACCGTGCCGTTCTACGTGAACAACGCCGGCACCACCACCATCAGAATCAAAACCGACAAAGGCCAGGTGCTGAAACAGGTAACCGACCAGAGCGAGAAGGGTTTGAACTACGTGGGTTATGATTTGACCGTGGAGCCAGCCAACCAAACCGCCTATGAGCAAGCCTTGAACGAAGGCCGCAAAGGCGGCGAGGCCGTGAAAGTGACGCCAGCCTCCAACAAGAGCCTGTACCTGAAGCCGGGCAAATACACCGTAGAGGTAGAAGCCAACGGCTCTAAGACCACGCAGGAGTTTGTGATTAAAGCCCCTGAGCGCAGAGGCAGAGAATAG